The following are encoded in a window of Phaseolus vulgaris cultivar G19833 chromosome 3, P. vulgaris v2.0, whole genome shotgun sequence genomic DNA:
- the LOC137805971 gene encoding cholesterol 22-monohydroxylase CYP90B51-like, which translates to MSDSHLTFCFLSSILALIVITFIFTKRKKPSLNLPPGQMGWPLLGETIGYLKTYQALTLGEFMEKHIARYGTIYKSNLFGEPAIVSTDAGLNRFIMQNEGKLFEASYPKSLGGVLGKWSMLVLVGDMHRDMRNISLNFLSYAKIRTHLVKDVDKHVLHVLSSWKHNSTLSAQGEARRFTFNFMAKHIMSLDPGKLETEQLKTEYVSFMKGIVSLAPVNLPGTAYRKALKSRSTILKFIEAKMEERAKRVQNGDALEEDHDLLNWVLTHTNLSNEQILDLVLSLLFGGHETSSIAIALVIYFLPSCPRAMQQLREEHVEIVTSKKKTGEVELTWDDYKKMEFTHCVLNETLRLGNVVRYIHRKALKDVRYKGYDIPCGWKVLPVISAAHLDPELFDQPNQFNPWRWQGNNSKSDNFMPFGGGSRLCAGSELAKVEMAVFIHHLILNYNWEVLDGDEPFVYPYVDFPKGLPIKVQSYSSIKLPN; encoded by the exons ATGTCAGACTCACACCTGACTTTCTGTTTTCTTTCTTCTATCCTTGCTCTTATAGTCATCACCTTCATTTTCACCAAAAGAAAGAAACCATCCCTTAATCTTCCCCCTGGCCAAATGGGGTGGCCCCTTCTTGGGGAAACCATAGGGTATTTGAAGACTTACCAAGCTCTTACACTAGGAGAGTTTATGGAGAAGCACATAGCAAG GTATGGTACAATTTACAAGTCAAACTTGTTTGGGGAGCCAGCCATTGTGTCCACAGATGCAGGGCTGAATAGGTTCATAATGCAGAATGAAGGGAAGTTGTTCGAGGCTAGTTATCCTAAGAGCCTTGGGGGAGTACTTGGGAAATGGTCTATGTTGGTCTTAGTAGGAGACATGCACAGGGACATGAGAAACATATCACTCAACTTTCTCAGCTATGCCAAGATCCGAACTCATCTAGTCAAAGACGTGGATAAGCATGTCCTTCATGTTCTTTCCTCGTGGAAACATAATTCTACATTATCAGCTCAAGGAGAAGCAAGAAGG TTCACCTTCAATTTCATGGCAAAACATATCATGAGTTTGGATCCTGGTAAACTCGAGACAGAACAATTGAAGACAGAATACGTCTCTTTCATGAAGGGTATTGTATCTCTTGCTCCTGTGAATTTGCCCGGAACAGCATACAGGAAAGCATTAaag TCTAGGTCCACCATTCTGAAGTTCATAGAGGCGAAAATGGAAGAGAGGGCCAAGAGGGTCCAAAATGGTGACGCATTGGAGGAAGATCATGATCTTCTAAACTGGGTTTTGACTCATACAAATCTTTCAAATGAACAAATACTTGACTTGGTACTGAGCTTGCTCTTTGGTGGCCATGAAACCTCATCGATAGCCATAGCTCTAGTAATTTACTTCTTGCCGAGTTGTCCTCGAGCTATGCAACAATTAAGG GAGGAACACGTGGAAATAGTCACCTCGAAGAAGAAGACAGGGGAAGTTGAATTGACTTGGGATGATTACAAAAAAATGGAGTTTACTCACTGT GTTTTGAACGAAACACTTCGACTAGGAAATGTTGTGAGATATATTCACCGGAAGGCTCTTAAGGATGTTCGGTACAAAG GTTATGACATTCCATGTGGGTGGAAAGTTCTTCCAGTGATTTCAGCAGCACATTTGGATCCTGAACTCTTTGACCAACCTAACCAATTCAATCCATGGAGATGGCAG GGCAATAACAGTAAAAGTGATAACTTCATGCCATTTGGAGGAGGATCAAGGTTGTGTGCAGGGTCAGAGTTAGCGAAGGTTGAAATGGCTGTGTTCATCCACCATCTCATCCTCAACTACAACTGGGAAGTTCTTGATGGTGATGAACCTTTTGTATACCCTTATGTCGATTTCCCCAAAGGTTTACCCATCAAAGTTCAATCCTACTCTTCCATCAAACTTCCCAACTAG